The genomic window GCCATTGAGTAGTCGTCACTGAAACCTCAGGGGACCCAGAGGACACGGTGGGGGCACGGGCCTACTCTCAGAGTAAGGAAAAAGGGGCTGGCgacagcagtgtgtgtatgttggggAGGGAGAGGTCTATCAGTGGTGACATGGAGCAATGTCTGTGCTGGCTCACTGAGCCTTTTGTTATAATTTGAACAACACACGCACATGTTATATGCCTATGTACACTGAGTGTTTCTACAGAAAACACCATCGAACTCTGCTATAAGAACGATGATATGATAACACACATGCTACCGTGTGCTAAAACAGAATACAACAGCTTTCTAAATGAAGTCAATTCAAATATGACCAAGTGGGGCTTCATGAGCTGAAAGTAAGAGTGTGTCTTTGTCCGGCAACTGGACTATCAGCTGGAAGGGAGTCAatgccccccaaaaaaagaaacaatggcACCAAAGCATTCCAACATGACTTCTTTACTCAATCTAACAATGGACAGAAAGAGCAAAGGCTAACCCATTTCTCAACACATCATTCTGGCAGATGGGACAAGGTCTCTGGAGCATTCATGtgaagaaacaacagcacattTCCCAGACATCATTCCACTGAGTGATATCCCTGTCTACCTCTGACCAACAGACCTCAAAATTACACTGATTTTCTCAAACATGAGCAAAAAGTCAGAGCTGATTTTCCCTTAATTTCATATCCCAAAGTGCCAGAGCCCCTCAACAACAGAGATAATATATTGTGCAATCATAAAAGGTGACAAGCACAAATCAAATTCATTGAACAAGGGAATTGGTGACTCCTTATCTGGTAAACAAGGGCTGGCAGATATCCAGGCACCATCTTCTCTTGccagtgattgacattttgtttttattaataaatgtaaacGCCATGTGGCACCCACCAGACTCATCTTGTACCCTCTGCCATGCTCACACACAACAacccacatacacaaacacactatcTTTGGGTAAGAAGCAACGAGCTAATGAGCACGACACAGCCCTGATTGATCACCTGAATAATTAAACATGGGTGGTACCTGGAGACGCCATATGCCATGTTCATACACTCTCTCAGCTGCTTCACCACAAATATACAAGCAGATCTGTCCAGAGACTGATAAGACCTATAATATAAGTGTTTATGAGTATAACAGCATGTAAGTTGGTTGTTTGCCACAGAAGAAATCACAAGAACAATTGACAAAGCTCaccaaagtaaaataaattaagtaaGACTTGAATAAATTTATCCTCAGTGTAAATTCTTGAGATATGCTGTTTTTGGATGTACCATTTGTGCTGTGAGGTCTCAGCTGTCTGAGCCTGATGCCCTTTTCTATTAGGCGAACCCcaggagcagctgcagagaTGGATCTGGGCCTGGTCCTCCTGATTGATTGGGCGTAAACTGTTCACGGCTGAGGTGACAAGGGGACCCCTAGGGAGGGGAGGGGCCAAgggaaacctttttttttttaaaccctgGAAATGGAAACCCTCCCTGTGGCTACACCATATAGAGACTAACCGGATAATGCTTTAACCAGTAGAGATAAGTAGGAAGGACAATGAATACCTCAAAGTAGCTGTGGTCTGCTTTTGGTGTGATAGTTTCTCATTTAAATATCAACTGTCATTGCCATTTCCTTCCCTAAAAAAATCTCTCTTTGTAGACTCCTATACCTCATTCCCTGCTGCTTATTAGATATGACCTGCACCACTATAACCCTGAAGGAAGTGATTTTACAGAGCTGTGGCAGGATTGTGAGAGCCGTAATTACAAGATGAAATGCTAGGTCAGGCGcatgtcattaaaaaaacaccacagacagTAAAGTCAGATCAAAAGAGGAGGCTCCTTACCTTCTCCCAGTGTCTGTTTCAGTAAGTCATGCTTGGCCTGCAGCTTAATGATGAGGTTACTGCCATTCAGGTACTCCTTGAATTTctagacagagagatgaaggcaGCAATGTGAGGGCAGCTGTACTAATCTAGTGTAACATGAGCCAAGTCAAACAATTCAGTGTCACTCAAATGAGCATAAATCCAATCTGTTCtagttttaatttaaattctATTTTCAGAGCGTGTGGAAATTATGACTGATGGCTTGATTTTGAAAAGCTGTGCGAAGCGGGAGTTCATAGCAGGCGGTCATTAGCAGCTTCGACCACTAGACAAATCAAAATTGACATGAACTCACTGAAAAGTAGAACATTTCAGTCTCCTGTTGGTTCGACCTCCTCTTGGCTACATTCAGCTTGCTCATGTAGGACTCAGAGGCCACAGACTTAATGGATTCAGTGGAGCGACTATGTTGGAAGGCATCCGACACGTCAAAGTCCTCCACCGTCAGCATGTCCTGCAGCGTTTGCATGGTGGCATCCAAGGTCTTTCTCACCTGCACAGATGGGGAagtatagaaaaaaaagaagatgacaAATGAAGCATCATATCTTATTCAGTCTCGGtcatattttccttttaacaggaaagaaatgcattttattttctccaaGCCTTGACAGAATTGAAGTAACTGATGACATTTTCAAGGGCAAGAGTGAGTGATGTACAGCACTAGCATATTTATATCAAAGACAAATTGACCCCTGCACAATAAATGACCTTGTTAGTTGCACTGAATAGAATAGAAGTTCAGAACAACCCCCAGGTCAGGCATAAATCAGAAAAGGAGTTGAAAATGATGAGTGTCTGGCAAAAATACAAACTGTACGTAAAATTACTGAAGCAGGCTTTTTGTTTAGGGCTGAGATTGATAAAGCCCATTTCTAAAATGGCATGGCTCGTCCATTATCCTCCAGAGCACATGACACAGGGAGACAGGGAAGAGGCAGAGCCGTTGGCACAGGCGAGTCTAACAGGGCTTGGTTATTATCACCTCCATTTGCACTTTTGTGTCTGCAGCTCTTAATGAGAAAGCCCTCTCTTCATCATTACAATAGACAATTTTATATAACCtcatagaaaacacaacattgggGCTATGACaatattctaaatatattcTCAGCTCCCGCAGAGCAAGGGTCATTGAAGAGTAATTGCAATGAGAGCAGATGGTGATGTGGCCCTCGTATTTGGCTCTGGGGAAAATGAGACAGGCCTCTCTGTTTTGGGGGTTGGGGCTGGAGGTGTTGGGGGGGctggtggtgctgctggacAGACACGGAGCCATCATAAATCCTCACCTCCTCATTCTCAATCTTGAGAGTAGCTAAGCGAGACTGCAGTTGGTGATAGCGCATCAGGAGTTCAGTCTGGACAGGCTGCTGGGCGCTCACCTGGCAcacctgaggaggaggaggacaaatgGGTTGGAAAGGAGCAAATAGATCCATCTGGAGTTTTCAGAGTTGCtttataaaaatcaaaaatgttccTCAGTCAGTGGTAACAGAGACAAATCTTTCACAAGAGCTGCAGCATCCAAAGGGTCTCACCTCATCTCCCATGTGTGGCAGGTACTCAAAGCGCATAGGAGGGCAGAACACCTGGTTATGCATATCCATGATCTTGTGCTTGTCACTGCGAGAGTCCAGGTTGTCCACTGCATTCTCTATGATATCTAGTCCCTCGTGACGTGATGTCTCCAAGTTGTACTCGGCAGATAAGTAGGTCCTGAAGGTTCGTGCCAAGCTAGCATGGTAGCCCAGATCACAGCACTGTGGAGATATAATACCTGATAAATGGCCAGGAAAAAACACTTTGCACATGTGTTATTGGATGTAATGGCAGAAGGTATGTAGGAAAATACATGTtgttaaataattcatttgACAAACTAATATAAATTTATCAGGGAATATGAATGTTTCAGTGCAAAATCGAGTTGTAACAGTTCAGCACCCTCCTTCCTGTTCAGACCTAGTTCATGGACTAAATCCCAAATTATATAGAGGCTACTTTTCAAAAATAGAAGTAGAGTTCACAGAATTACAGGAGCTAGCGCAGTAGGACACCTGGGATAATGACAGAGCCTTATCACACAGAGCAGTATGAACTAACCTAATTAAGCAGAGGATGATAGAGAGGAGGTTTAGAGGGAGCTTGAGGCAGCTGACAGTTCTGTGAATCACTAAGTAAACGCTCTTTAGCACTGAGGAAGTAGTCCTTGGTGCACAAGCCTCATTGCACCACTCAGTCAAAGTGGCTCAGTAGACTAAAGACTAAAGGGagcaaattattattaaatttacattattaaattatatttccaCATCTTTTCCCAATTTATTTCATAAGACATTCAATTCtgaatatgttcatgtttacaaGTTCTACTCTACTTATTATGCatacaacatgttttaattttaactgtCAATCACATTTAAGCACCACAAAGGATGTATTGTATGCATAATCGCATAATCATAGAATATAAAAAGTCTACTGGTTTGTATTCTACTTTTTGGGGGGGGTCATTTAGCTTTCAATATATTCATCTTATTTTCCAGATACAAGCCCCACTTATATCATACTGACACCACTGACCTACGGCACTCATCATGGCATTCATCATTTCAAGGCAGCGTTTCTGTAACGGTAGAACAAACTGAACATGTTGCTCTGAATTATATTTCAACAGTTCAAAGTCACTGATGCTGAATGACAAAGCTGACTTCTTGCTGCATGAACGTCTGGTTTGATGTGTGGTGGGCAGTTACTCTGACATGACAAACACacccttttcttcctctgccCTGTTGGTGGCAGCCAAACTAGTCATGCTCACAATCCCATTccctgcagctcagcagggatTTGGGATGACATGGACCTTTCAGTTTCCAGACACTGGATCCATCAAAGCTGCCCGGCAAAGAGATTTGATAGCCATGAATCAGGGTCTCAGTATGCCCAGCTATCGTGAATATATCACCATCACATTTCATGCAGCCTAAAACAGATTAAGCTACAATCTGTTCAAATAAACCATACTATTTCAACTacagttgttctttttttaaaatcagaagTAATGTTCCTTAAAGCGGAAAAAATTGCTACAGTTAAAGAAATCTCACTGCAATCAAATCTTATCATGCCTGACCTGGAAAATGTGCATCTCTTACTAATCTCTTGTTATTGCTGATGTAGTGCCGTATGGTGGTCTGGCCTCAGGGAACAATGTGACAACCAGACCGTTAGCACAGAAAGAAAGGGGAAGTAACAGGCAGACTGGAGGGTGACAGCCTCAGTGATGGAAATCTGACCATAAGGTTTAAAGTTTCTTGATTGCCACCGACAGCCACTTCTTTTCCATCTGCCAAGAAAACGCTGCGACATAGGCCTTGGAAATAAAATATGACTACAGAGAATGAGTCAGCCTTGGTTTTCACTCCCCGACAatcaatgacaaaacaaaatgaattaacGCAGTATGCTGCAAAGTGAAACACATTGAAAATTGGAATGACATGAGTAATAtaatcactaattaacacaGTATAGATTATGATAACTATAGCACATTAGTACCACAATCTGAGATCTTCAGATCAGGAAATACTtgcctgtgtgtgcactgtgtaAAAGTGGAACTggaacaaaataacaaaacagacaataatGTGTGCAATAGCATTAACATAGGAAATTATACGcataagacaaaaagaaaaaggtctAATCTCCGCAAAGAGGTAACTATTCTGTATGTATACATATTTACAGAATAGATTCAGAATGTTTCAAATGATCTTGTCTAAACTGCCCAACAAAGTCTTCTTCATCTTAATCTTCATCTGTTTGTCTGCAGGGTGACTGGTGGCAGGTCACCCGGGGCTGAGAATCCAGTGCCAACCACATTAACCGCATTCATGCCTGCATACACAGAGCCTCTGCTCACCAGCTGACTCTGACCGACTTCCAACCATTAGCGGTTTGCAAAACAAAGTCATCCTTTTAAATACTGGTCATCAGACTTTCCAGCAGTGCCACTGGTTCACAAACTTAATAACAGTGACTCCATATTTACTTAAACCGTACATAATgtttgggtcaaatttgacccatttcgacatttgaaagcaataaaaaaaccctaaattacatttttgtttaagcCCGATATTgtatgacttttcctaaagtggcccagaatatacaaaaatggaaatatttcaaaattatttatttttgtgcagctggtatatatttttgcacatagAGACACCCTCCCGGGTCAAAGGGGGTCAAATCAAGGTAAAGGGTGGTTATAGGGGAAAACAGTGAAACTATAGATTGGcatgtctgtgtatttctgtgaTTGGGACAGTGGGGACAGAGTTCAAGGGGGACCATGACACTGTCAGGAGAACTGCCCGGGTTCCCAACATATTGCTACATTTGCCAGGGTTCCCACCAGACGGGCTCATGTAGACCTTTGAGGTGTTATGGGGGATCTTGAAACAATGAAAGAGTAAAACAGTACATAGGCATCATCATATACGCTGTACATACAGCAGGGACATATGGCAAACAAGCCTATACAAAGTAACAAATCAAACCCATCAATTCCCAAGCAACCAACATAGTGGTTGCCCGACACAGTCCTCCCTATAGTGGAGGGCAGCTTTCATAGGACTATAAAAAGCACCTGAGCCCCTATTTCACTATTTTGGTGGAGTGATTTGGTGGATCTGTTATTccaagaagaaaaatgagacaGTGGGTTGAAGAGAGAGTAGGCTATTAAAGAAGGATGACAACAcagagaaaatggaggaaaggcCCTTGTGACCTCTCTCATGCAAAAGTGACGTCACCTTCCCCACATGCCAGCCGCAGCAGCACAGTAGTCCAAATCTTGCCCTGATCAGTCTGCAGTCCCACAGTTTATTGCCACAAGGTTTGAAATTTGTAAgccagtttgttgttttgttttatgactaatACACTTAATGCAGAGTTAATTGTGTACAACTGACAGATAAGGAGGGCATGTGGTTTACAGGCAGTGTTGATTGATAgttttaatggttataatgaaacctaccattcaaaaatgttgatgcATCCCCGACTTTCAATATAATTCATAGAAATAATTATGACTGTTATGCTTTCCTGTTTTAGATAACATAAAATCATAATATAGTATGATTGTGAATGTATTTGCTctataaatgaataatgactggtgatatatatatacatatatggaTGCAAAATACATTAGTGCCTCAAAATTTGATAAAGGGACTAATTATAGAGGGATAGCGAATTTCCCAAAAGCTGCATCAACATAAACAAATGAGTGAGGACAAGACCAGGGAAGAGGAGTGTGGGAGACTGAGGAGAAATGATTCTGTTAACACtaataaattaaactgaattaattGAACTGAGCCCCTCGAAATTGAAATCGTCAGTAATAGTAGCTGCGTGATATTACAGAGCATCTCTAAACTAATTCTCATGTCACCTGCAGTCACTCACCAGCATATCAGTGTTAGTTTTGTTATGTAGAAATAAGTATTGAAAAAACTGATGGCAAATGCGTTTGTTGGGGCCAACAGAGCAGCTTGGAAACAAACAGCTAACAGGCTGCGAGTGAATGAGACGCGGGAACAGATGGTGAGAAAAGCGACAGTGCTGTGGAGTTAAATCAACATCAGATATCCCAGCTGagagatgtaaacaaacacatgtgcCTCAACGCATACTTACATCAATCATATCAGAGACGTCATGGATGTAATATTTTGCCACAACTGCATTTGTTGCTGCCAGGTTCAACAAATAGTCATTCCGGGCTTTTGTGCATTTCAGCTTATTCTCTGAGTACTTGGCTTGCCTctggggaggagagaagagacagagcaGATAAAGGAAAAATCCATCAGTGTGGGAAAATCAAGCAGTAGGGAGGGTTTAAGTGTGTGCTCAGGCAGCCGAAGCTTCGGGACCATCAGACAGGTAAAGATGGCAGGGAAAGTTTGGAGAAACAGACTCCAGAGAAGCTGTCTCTAGATAGTAACATGTTAAGTGGCACAGGCAGGCTTggatttagtttttattattatgtctcTCAACGCTAAAGTGGAGGCTGCAGAATGTAGATGCTGGCAAAGTGACACTTAAAGAGGCTCTGGCTTAGTGAGGAGTAGAgttaaaacacaatttttgcatatttgtagtCTTAATGTCATCCAGCATTCTGCTGGCCTGTATCACTAGAGTgaatttaaacaaatacaacTGTGCTTGGCACTAAATTTTATGAGGGAAATAACAGCAATAAATAGCAGGTTCATAAAGTGACATTTCTGCTGAAACACAACATATTGACTTTGCAAATTCCAAACAGTGATACTTTGCTCATTATCTTAATTGTTTGTACATTTCACCATACGtggacattttatatccaattTCACAAAGCCACTGTGATGCAAATTTCAGCAGTAGGTTAGAAGAAAAGAGATTAACTTTTattcctccctcttcctcctcaaacCTGTTTGCAGGCAGAGTAATGAGACAACTGCAACAGCTTAGAAATGAGGCAgagcaggggaaaaaaagaatattcATTGCTACGCTGTGTTATAAATAGTGTTCCCAAGCCAAGCAGCATCTCTGAGGATACCAGCCTGAGGAAGGAGAAACACTGTCATGCCGACAGTCTTTTGATTTCCTGTACCTGAGAGATAATGGGAGTTTCATTTGCATGAAAAAATTCCAGAAGAAGATCCAGAATAAAAAATGCATGGGTGCATCTGAAGTACATTGTGCTCCAGAGACCACCAGCCCTGAACTGCTGGCAGACTGCTGAGACTACACAAACTAGAAATCTGCATAAGCTGGAAACTGAGTTGGGTTATTGGCCTGAAGTATTGCAGTTTCCTAAGTGTGTATCTGGCTGCGGACCCTCAGTATACTCGTGAGAGTCTGTGACATCtcactgctgtctgtctgctgatCTATCCCTCTCTCAccaagtcaaacaaacaaaatgagctGATTTTCCGTCTATAAAACCCGACTCTCCTAACCTCGTCATCACTCAGCTTTGAGGAGGAGCTTCTTAAAGGCATTATACATCCAAATGGTCAACTGATGATTTAGAATTATTAGCAAAAGGACTGAACAGAGCTATGtaatatgtaaacaaacacaacactatCGACAGTTTAGGCATACTCACCTTCTCTTTCATCTTCTCAATTTTCCTGACCGAGCTGCGTCTCGGTTGGCGGTCCTCGTGCCGCAGGAGGTTAACGTTGAGATCTCCTGACTTGCTGAACTGCTTCTCCTCCTGTTTCTCAGCATCCTTCAGCTTGCTCTCTGCACTGATGCTCTCAGTGTGGTACATGTGGTATGTTTTCATCACCTGCCGAAGGAACATGGAAGAAATCCAAACAGATTGACTCAGcttattacattttacagtttaagtTAAGAGGTAACCAGTCAGGATATCACAGTTTCATCAGGCACCAGTTGCTTAGTGTGTCACATACTGACATGAAACATTTATCATCAGTGCTGATACTGCCAACAACAAGGAAACAATAAGCAAAGATCATATCTTCCAAAGTCTTGAATGTCCTTCCCTTCCAAAATCTGGTTTGATCTTTGCTTTTTCATGGTGGCCTGGTGGATCAATTTGGGCATCAATACAGCTGAAACACAGATGTCACTACACATGGAATGTGTTAAGTGAATCCAGAGGCCCAAGGTTGTGTATGGTTTAGTCAAATTTCCAACTCACCCTATCATCCCCCTTCTCACTGCGGCTTTCTTCTCCATGATTTCTACAGTAAACTCTTCATCACCTCAGGCTTGTTCACTTTCAGCTCTTTTGTGCAGCGTCATTCTGCCTTCTCCACAGTTACTTCCTCACTTTGATCTCTGCTTAGATGCTCATACTTTGACACTCAGACATCCCCTCATCTACTCCAACATGGTGATGACAAGACTGTAGTGACAGAAAACCTAGAAAACCCTCATTAGGCACGACAGAAGCATCCTGCATCTTTCTTAACTCGTCCCAGATGCTCATTGAGAGAGTTTCTCCCCTTGGAAGTCCATTTGTAAAGGAGCGTCCAGATGTGAGCTGCGTCTTCAAACGTCTTGCATTTTTGGAGCCCTGAGAGTATTCAGAAACGTCGACCAACAACTCAGGATGTTAGACAGTTAACGTAAACAGTAATTTATTTGTTTCCTTCTCCAGGTTTCCTGTGATCAAGTAAGTTATACTCACATGGTGCTGCACTTAAACAGTGGGGTTCCTTTTATCTCTATGAGAGCTACTCATCAAAATCACATGTTTGCCGTGGGGTCACTTGCAACTATAATCTTTCACTGACCTCCAACCCTGTGATAGTAATATTTACCAGTACTGCCACTTTAAAAGCCTCTATCTATGCTGGAATAAACACTTCAGATGGTGCAGAAACTGTTAACAAAAGTGACAAAGAGCTGGAAGGCAAACACCTGAAAGTAAAATATATAGAATGAAAGACGCTTGTCTATTTTCAGAGTGACATCGATGAAAAAAAACTAGGCTAACATTCCTCCCCAGGCTGTCAAACCATTTATTTCAAATTCCTCTGAAAACATGCCTGATTTCCAGCCAACTTTTAACTATCTAACTACAGGACCCGCAGCTAAAGACACAAAGTAATTTGCAGGAAGACTGAGCTTCAGCTGTGTCTACAGGAGGTGTGTGTATAGTTGAGTCTTCTGACTACAGCCAGGGGCTATTTAACTCCTAAGCAGACTCTCTGAGCTGGTGCGAGAAAGCCAGCAGTGAAAGAAAGACTGGAGTTTTTTCATAATAAATTCAAAGCCAGATGTAGATACTTCTATTCAACATAAATCTAAATATTCTTGGGGTGTCCTTGTGACTTATAGGGGTTTAAAGCACTGACCATGATATCTATGTCCCTGGTTAGACTCTGGCTGTAGACCACTGTTGAGCATCATCCCTTCTCTTTCTAtctataaaaaattaaaataaatagtaaaaatcTGCTATTCAGTCTAAAAGGTGCTTATAGCAATATAATGGTAAAATATAACTTCTAACCAAAGCAAAATCTaaccaaaacaaaatttaaacaaatttgCTTTTTGACACAGTCAGATGGAACAACTCACTTTCAAGAAAGTCCTGATAAgacagtttatttttagaaattaaTCCATTGTAAGGATGGTGAATaaggaaaaatatgaaaacatgagGTACAAAACAACTCTATCAAAACACAATAtcaaaaaacattataaaattaaaattattacaaCACCAGATCATATTATTATAagattatcaatattttttgaGCAGGCTAAGTTAGTCCAACcatatatttttacattcattttgttgtgatattgtgatgaatgaatgactacacatgaatgaatgaatcaatgcATGAATGAAAGCTACACCAGCACTCTGAATCTGTGTTGCTGTTAACAAGAGAATAACAGTGTATGAGGCTGAAGAACAGACATCAGACACAAGGTGGTAGATCAGAAAGATAAGATAAGCTCAagctttattgatccctgtggggATATTAAGTCTGTGTAGCAGGAAATTAACACAGGTTGAAGCAAAGAACACTGAGTCTCACAGAACAGTGTTGCTGGTCAGTGACTGATTCCTCACACATTCAGGCCTTTGCTCACTTTTCTCATTTCAGGTTCGGTACTAACAACAAGCCA from Thunnus maccoyii chromosome 3, fThuMac1.1, whole genome shotgun sequence includes these protein-coding regions:
- the srgap3 gene encoding SLIT-ROBO Rho GTPase-activating protein 3 isoform X3; the protein is MSSTKFKKDKEIIADYETQVKEIRNQLVEQFKCLEQQSESRIQLLQDLQEFFRRKAEIELEYSRSLEKLAERFSSKIRSSREHQQFKKDQHLLSSVNCWYLVLNQTRRESRDHATLSDIYTNNVIVRLAQICEDVIRLFKKSKDIGIQMHEELVKVTNELYTVMKTYHMYHTESISAESKLKDAEKQEEKQFSKSGDLNVNLLRHEDRQPRRSSVRKIEKMKEKRQAKYSENKLKCTKARNDYLLNLAATNAVVAKYYIHDVSDMIDCCDLGYHASLARTFRTYLSAEYNLETSRHEGLDIIENAVDNLDSRSDKHKIMDMHNQVFCPPMRFEYLPHMGDEVCQVSAQQPVQTELLMRYHQLQSRLATLKIENEEVRKTLDATMQTLQDMLTVEDFDVSDAFQHSRSTESIKSVASESYMSKLNVAKRRSNQQETEMFYFSKFKEYLNGSNLIIKLQAKHDLLKQTLGEGERAECGTTRPPTLPPKPQKMRKPRPRSMYNHKLFNGNMETFIKRKKECPYPHPGTSVVREYRSRLKML
- the srgap3 gene encoding SLIT-ROBO Rho GTPase-activating protein 3 isoform X4; this translates as MSSTKFKKDKEIIADYETQVKEIRNQLVEQFKCLEQQSESRIQLLQDLQEFFRRKAEIELEYSRSLEKLAERFSSKIRSSREHQQFKKDQHLLSSVNCWYLVLNQTRRESRDHATLSDIYTNNVIVRLAQICEDVIRLFKKSKDIGIQMHEELVKVTNELYTVMKTYHMYHTESISAESKLKDAEKQEEKQFSKSGDLNVNLLRHEDRQPRRSSVRKIEKMKEKRQAKYSENKLKCTKARNDYLLNLAATNAVVAKYYIHDVSDMIDCCDLGYHASLARTFRTYLSAEYNLETSRHEGLDIIENAVDNLDSRSDKHKIMDMHNQVFCPPMRFEYLPHMGDEVCQVSAQQPVQTELLMRYHQLQSRLATLKIENEEVRKTLDATMQTLQDMLTVEDFDVSDAFQHSRSTESIKSVASESYMSKLNVAKRRSNQQETEMFYFSKFKEYLNGSNLIIKLQAKHDLLKQTLGEGERAECGTTRPPTLPPKPQKMRKPRPRSMYNHKLFNGNMETFIKRKKECPYPHPGFRSTNSTCC